One Pseudomonas rhizophila DNA window includes the following coding sequences:
- a CDS encoding amino acid ABC transporter ATP-binding protein codes for MAHKSEELIIEALDVHKSFGELQILKGISLQVRRGEVVVLIGASGSGKTTFIRCINLLEDIQGGRIRVNGRAMGYRERADGSLVRESERNIARQRRDIGMVFQRFNLFPHMTALENIIEAPIQVLGIPRTAALEEARNLLERVGLADKANHYPSMLSGGQQQRVAIARALAMKPQAMLFDEPTSALDPETVGEVLQVMKALAEEGMTMVVVTHEMGFAREVADRVVVLDQGELIEQGPPEQIFSHPTHPRTRAFLSRVL; via the coding sequence ATGGCGCACAAAAGTGAAGAGCTGATCATCGAGGCGCTGGATGTGCACAAGTCCTTTGGCGAGCTGCAGATCCTCAAGGGCATATCCCTGCAAGTACGGCGCGGCGAAGTGGTGGTGCTGATCGGTGCCTCCGGCTCGGGCAAGACCACCTTTATCCGCTGCATCAATCTGCTGGAAGACATCCAGGGTGGGCGCATCCGCGTCAATGGCCGGGCCATGGGCTATCGCGAGCGGGCTGACGGCAGCCTGGTGCGTGAGTCGGAGCGCAACATCGCCCGCCAGCGCCGGGACATCGGCATGGTGTTTCAGCGCTTCAACCTGTTCCCCCACATGACGGCCCTGGAGAACATCATCGAGGCGCCGATCCAGGTGCTCGGGATACCGCGCACCGCAGCGCTGGAAGAGGCGCGCAACCTGCTGGAGCGGGTCGGTCTGGCGGACAAGGCCAACCACTACCCGTCGATGCTCTCCGGCGGCCAGCAGCAACGGGTGGCGATTGCCCGGGCGCTGGCGATGAAACCCCAGGCCATGCTGTTCGATGAACCCACCAGCGCCCTCGACCCGGAAACCGTTGGCGAGGTGCTGCAAGTCATGAAAGCGCTGGCAGAGGAGGGCATGACCATGGTCGTGGTCACCCATGAAATGGGCTTTGCCCGCGAAGTGGCAGACCGTGTGGTGGTGCTGGACCAAGGTGAACTCATTGAGCAAGGCCCGCCGGAGCAGATCTTCAGCCATCCCACGCACCCGCGAACTCGGGCTTTCCTCAGTCGCGTGTTATGA
- a CDS encoding amino acid ABC transporter permease: MNFNWDVFWQYLLQPSDVYLTGLWLTCVISVLAMLLGCFLGLAAALLRLSSNPLLHLPVRFYVWLMRGTPLLVQIVFLYTALAAGGIFRFEDIDLFGLVIPGNIQAAIIALGLNEGAYMAEIIRAGIGAVDKGQYEAGRSLGMTFAKLMRRIVLPQAFRVIVPPLGNEFNVMLKNTTLVSVIGVQELLLSTQMVTSATFRVFELYLVVAIYFLLLTTLWGFFQRWLEARFGQSDRPSSPPPASTRMFGRSTLNLLRAR; encoded by the coding sequence ATGAACTTCAATTGGGATGTGTTTTGGCAGTACCTGTTGCAGCCCAGTGATGTTTACCTCACCGGGCTCTGGCTGACCTGCGTGATCAGTGTGTTGGCGATGCTGCTGGGCTGCTTCCTGGGACTGGCCGCGGCGTTGCTACGGTTGTCGAGCAATCCGTTGCTGCATTTACCGGTGCGTTTTTATGTGTGGCTGATGCGCGGCACGCCGTTGCTGGTGCAGATTGTCTTTCTCTATACAGCACTGGCGGCAGGGGGGATTTTCCGCTTCGAAGACATCGATCTGTTCGGCCTGGTGATTCCCGGCAATATCCAGGCGGCGATCATTGCCCTGGGGCTCAACGAAGGTGCCTATATGGCCGAGATCATCCGGGCCGGCATCGGCGCGGTGGACAAGGGCCAGTACGAAGCCGGGCGTTCCCTGGGCATGACGTTCGCCAAGCTGATGCGCCGCATTGTCTTGCCCCAGGCGTTCCGGGTCATCGTCCCGCCACTGGGCAACGAGTTCAACGTGATGCTCAAGAACACCACGTTGGTCAGCGTGATCGGCGTACAGGAACTGTTGCTCAGTACCCAGATGGTCACGTCGGCGACGTTCCGGGTGTTCGAGTTGTACCTGGTGGTGGCGATCTATTTCCTCTTGTTGACCACTCTCTGGGGCTTTTTCCAGCGCTGGCTGGAAGCCCGTTTCGGCCAATCGGACCGACCCTCGTCACCACCGCCGGCGTCGACGCGGATGTTCGGTCGCAGCACCCTGAACCTGTTGAGGGCACGTTAG
- a CDS encoding ABC transporter substrate-binding protein translates to MHKPRLLVAALSLGFCAQWAVAAPVVPERLLKVEKLVYCSGMDSPPLVSFDEAQKPRGLTVDLGLEIAKRVGDKKVEWRVIPFSGLLPALLAKQCDMIVDQLFDKPERREVIDIVNYMYSSQAVVVPKGNPKAIKTLSDLSGHKVAVLNGSTIKTLLDAENEALIKAGKPGMKLVVYNTDTDAFQALRISQVDAYGTTVETAGYYATMASDLFEEGVPAFSRILTGLGIRKDDTQLSAAVQQVINDMRSDGSYSQLLSKWHVASDTLDWGER, encoded by the coding sequence ATGCATAAGCCTCGCCTGTTGGTTGCCGCCCTATCCTTGGGATTCTGTGCTCAGTGGGCGGTTGCCGCGCCCGTTGTTCCGGAGCGCTTGCTCAAGGTCGAAAAACTCGTCTATTGCTCAGGCATGGATTCGCCGCCCCTGGTGTCCTTCGATGAAGCGCAGAAACCCAGGGGCTTGACCGTTGACCTGGGCCTGGAAATCGCCAAGCGGGTGGGCGACAAGAAAGTCGAGTGGCGGGTGATTCCCTTTTCCGGGCTGCTCCCGGCTTTGCTCGCCAAGCAGTGCGACATGATCGTCGACCAGTTGTTTGACAAGCCCGAGCGCCGTGAGGTGATCGATATCGTCAACTACATGTACTCCAGCCAGGCGGTGGTCGTGCCCAAGGGTAATCCGAAGGCAATCAAGACGCTGTCGGACCTGTCCGGGCATAAAGTTGCGGTGCTCAATGGCTCCACCATCAAGACGCTGCTCGACGCCGAGAATGAAGCGCTGATCAAGGCTGGCAAGCCTGGAATGAAACTGGTGGTCTACAACACCGACACCGATGCATTCCAGGCCTTGCGCATCAGCCAGGTCGATGCCTACGGCACCACGGTGGAAACCGCCGGTTATTACGCCACCATGGCCTCCGATTTGTTTGAGGAAGGGGTGCCTGCCTTCAGCCGGATTCTTACCGGACTGGGTATTCGCAAGGACGACACGCAACTGAGCGCCGCAGTGCAGCAGGTGATCAACGACATGCGCAGTGATGGCAGCTACAGCCAACTGCTCAGCAAATGGCATGTCGCCAGTGACACTCTTGATTGGGGTGAGCGTTGA
- a CDS encoding GntR family transcriptional regulator — MQFAPSYVGRPSMTAEEEAYNFLLDAICGGRLRKGDRLIAEDIASEIGMSRMPVREAFRRLDAQGLVTLRPNRGAVVSGLDIDELHEVFEMRSVLEGLAIRVAVARIGERQLAALERLLDEMDDYREESAEWVSRHRAFHEYLCSLSGRPRLLKQISALYSLIEAPMRLWLEHVEKPLSARQEHAVILEAIRTGDADKAEAVVRAHIEGTVPELIQFLQSKK, encoded by the coding sequence ATGCAATTCGCTCCGAGTTACGTTGGGCGCCCGTCGATGACGGCCGAGGAGGAGGCTTACAACTTCCTGCTGGACGCCATTTGCGGGGGACGATTGCGCAAGGGTGACCGGCTGATCGCTGAAGACATCGCCAGCGAGATCGGTATGAGCCGGATGCCGGTGCGCGAGGCGTTCCGTCGATTGGACGCCCAGGGCCTGGTGACCCTTAGACCCAATCGCGGGGCCGTTGTCAGTGGCCTGGATATCGATGAGCTGCACGAAGTCTTCGAGATGCGCAGCGTCCTCGAAGGCCTGGCGATCCGTGTCGCGGTAGCCAGGATAGGCGAGCGCCAATTGGCAGCCTTGGAGCGTCTGCTGGACGAGATGGACGATTACCGCGAGGAAAGCGCCGAGTGGGTCAGCCGGCATCGCGCCTTTCATGAATACCTGTGCAGCCTCAGCGGTCGTCCCCGGTTGCTGAAGCAGATCAGTGCCCTCTATTCCTTGATCGAGGCGCCCATGCGCCTATGGCTTGAGCACGTGGAAAAACCGCTGAGTGCGCGCCAGGAACACGCGGTGATTCTCGAGGCGATTCGTACTGGCGACGCCGATAAGGCCGAGGCAGTGGTGCGTGCGCACATCGAAGGCACCGTTCCTGAGTTGATCCAATTTCTGCAATCGAAAAAATAA
- a CDS encoding peptidoglycan-binding domain-containing protein translates to MNARSDPGGDGIVLILGATESVDSVAYAYGHARETLWDHPRNADLRRQHPDGTALAAGDSLFVPPRVKATFEQNATGQRHTFRVLNTPAMLRFRPYALAGQGLARHFQVLRGDTLLGSGEAEANGDIVWPLEPTADDITVRVTFDGFSRDYHLRLRALDPISTLKGVQQRLRGLGYFNGDCDGQMDDATRVAIGAFKMQAGLPDDNELLSDAVRTALHGYHGEAPV, encoded by the coding sequence ATGAATGCCAGATCGGACCCGGGCGGTGACGGCATCGTCCTTATACTGGGGGCCACCGAAAGCGTCGACAGTGTGGCCTACGCCTACGGGCATGCGCGCGAGACACTCTGGGATCACCCGCGCAATGCCGATCTGCGCCGTCAACACCCGGACGGGACGGCGCTCGCGGCGGGTGATTCGTTGTTCGTCCCGCCGCGTGTGAAAGCGACCTTCGAACAGAACGCCACCGGGCAAAGACACACCTTCCGCGTACTGAACACCCCTGCCATGCTCAGGTTTCGCCCTTATGCCCTCGCCGGACAGGGCCTGGCCCGGCACTTTCAGGTACTGCGCGGTGACACGCTGCTGGGCAGTGGCGAAGCCGAAGCCAACGGCGATATCGTCTGGCCTCTGGAGCCCACCGCCGACGACATCACCGTGCGCGTAACCTTTGACGGCTTCTCCCGCGACTATCATCTGAGGCTGCGCGCGCTCGACCCGATCAGTACCCTCAAAGGCGTGCAGCAGCGTCTGCGTGGCCTTGGCTACTTCAACGGCGACTGCGATGGTCAGATGGATGACGCGACCCGTGTGGCCATCGGTGCGTTCAAGATGCAGGCCGGATTGCCCGACGACAATGAGTTACTCAGCGATGCCGTACGCACCGCGCTCCACGGCTACCACGGCGAGGCCCCCGTATGA
- a CDS encoding protein Hnh, with the protein MKNNVLQAVQAGASVVLCTKGTNTAKTKSVPKGSVKVVIDDDQYKPPHAKALLKVDQYGKCAFCEARFMDTAGGDVEHFRPKKRHDGFVPVNDKAMDNLGYFQYVYDWSNHLWSCKECNETYKKNYFDVIPDNLAQPPPRLEDFNTEDEFWDAIGEWGRFRPPRHDAWDDPHNAEKPVLINPVTENPREHINFNCATGLAIPAPLNDLNQQMQPTSDRGGKNILVLGLNRKELVFARMRHLTMLRGVFLEMTHSLDLTIEFLKWQRGEEWFKTLQEPTLRHLVKYPDAYQVSDNPTRCAIEFLFYSTTPQAPFSGLAMDAFACWSLELARHVMQLREHITQLQAAQSGIAPATRSVHELPRLSLHATILATYKADMKALQALRDTLEVYAPLWNAGFEQTHIEYVCRDRLEKVMAEHAQFFLWQKNYTRYDPAFVAGYLTHERNFLDVYNALETYECDKSTWSNAIDAMRRNLNRYGPDLAEDLTPHCNQVVARLKVVTQAFDQDRNLTQTAPWCNEVVKIGQDAEQLTAELDRRCQACGNEDASNSTTEMRTTLTKIANAVAKLKAGDIPREVTPLELPAPPKPWITPKATGLRKRAGMPQDLDAAWKHIRLRSNS; encoded by the coding sequence ATGAAAAACAACGTCCTGCAGGCTGTCCAGGCTGGCGCTTCGGTGGTCCTCTGCACCAAAGGCACCAACACCGCCAAAACAAAAAGTGTTCCCAAAGGCTCGGTGAAGGTCGTCATCGATGACGACCAATACAAACCGCCCCACGCCAAAGCGCTGCTCAAGGTCGACCAATATGGCAAGTGCGCCTTTTGCGAGGCACGCTTCATGGACACCGCAGGCGGGGATGTTGAACATTTCCGGCCGAAAAAACGCCACGACGGTTTCGTTCCAGTGAACGACAAGGCAATGGATAACCTCGGTTATTTTCAGTACGTGTACGACTGGAGCAACCACTTGTGGTCATGCAAGGAGTGCAACGAGACCTACAAGAAGAACTACTTTGACGTGATACCGGACAATCTGGCGCAACCGCCGCCGAGACTGGAAGACTTCAACACCGAGGATGAGTTCTGGGACGCCATTGGCGAATGGGGCCGGTTCAGGCCACCGCGCCACGACGCGTGGGACGACCCGCACAACGCCGAGAAACCGGTGTTGATCAATCCTGTCACCGAGAATCCCCGCGAGCACATCAACTTCAATTGCGCGACAGGACTGGCCATCCCCGCCCCTCTGAATGACCTCAACCAACAAATGCAGCCCACCAGCGACAGGGGTGGCAAGAATATCCTTGTGCTCGGTCTGAACCGCAAGGAGCTTGTGTTCGCCCGCATGCGGCATCTGACAATGTTGCGAGGGGTTTTTCTGGAGATGACCCACAGCCTCGACCTGACAATCGAATTCCTGAAATGGCAACGTGGAGAAGAGTGGTTCAAGACCTTGCAGGAACCGACATTGCGCCACCTGGTGAAATACCCCGACGCTTATCAGGTATCGGACAATCCAACGCGCTGCGCTATCGAGTTTTTGTTCTATTCGACAACGCCCCAGGCACCGTTCTCTGGATTGGCAATGGACGCCTTTGCCTGCTGGAGCCTGGAACTGGCCCGGCACGTGATGCAGTTGCGCGAGCACATCACTCAACTGCAGGCCGCACAAAGCGGGATAGCCCCGGCCACCCGCAGCGTCCACGAACTCCCCCGGCTCAGTCTGCATGCGACCATCCTCGCTACCTACAAGGCGGACATGAAGGCGCTGCAAGCATTGCGCGACACCCTTGAGGTGTATGCTCCGCTATGGAATGCCGGCTTTGAGCAAACGCACATCGAATACGTCTGCCGGGATCGCCTGGAAAAAGTCATGGCTGAACACGCCCAATTTTTCCTGTGGCAAAAGAACTATACCCGTTACGACCCGGCTTTCGTCGCCGGCTATCTGACCCACGAACGCAACTTCCTGGATGTCTACAACGCCCTGGAAACCTATGAGTGCGACAAGAGTACATGGAGCAATGCGATAGACGCGATGAGGCGAAACCTCAATAGATACGGGCCGGATCTCGCAGAAGACCTCACGCCCCATTGCAATCAGGTCGTCGCCCGACTCAAGGTGGTGACGCAAGCGTTCGACCAGGATCGAAACCTGACTCAGACAGCGCCCTGGTGCAACGAAGTGGTCAAGATAGGACAGGATGCTGAACAGCTTACCGCTGAGCTCGACCGCCGTTGCCAAGCCTGTGGGAACGAAGATGCCAGCAACAGCACCACTGAAATGCGCACCACGCTGACGAAAATCGCCAACGCCGTCGCCAAGCTGAAAGCGGGCGACATTCCCCGAGAAGTGACGCCACTTGAATTGCCAGCCCCGCCGAAGCCCTGGATCACGCCAAAGGCCACCGGGCTGCGCAAGCGCGCCGGCATGCCCCAAGACCTGGACGCCGCGTGGAAGCACATTCGTTTGCGATCCAATTCATGA
- a CDS encoding VOC family protein — protein sequence MKIIPYLTFNGRCKEAFALYKDVLGGELFSMSFAEAPEDVGMPKDADLIMHTCLTVGNFSLMASDCPPGQPYRQPQGVSVSLNVDSVEEAERLFNGLSAGGTVQMPLAKTFWAERFAMFEDRFGIAWMVNCEGGK from the coding sequence ATGAAAATCATCCCTTACCTGACCTTCAACGGCCGCTGCAAGGAAGCCTTTGCGTTGTACAAGGACGTACTTGGCGGCGAGCTGTTTTCCATGTCCTTTGCCGAGGCGCCGGAGGACGTCGGCATGCCCAAGGACGCCGACCTGATCATGCACACCTGCCTGACCGTGGGCAATTTCAGCCTGATGGCTTCCGACTGCCCGCCAGGCCAGCCGTATCGCCAACCGCAAGGCGTGTCGGTTTCCCTCAACGTCGACAGCGTGGAAGAGGCCGAACGGCTGTTCAATGGCTTGAGTGCAGGTGGCACCGTGCAGATGCCCCTGGCGAAGACCTTTTGGGCGGAACGTTTTGCGATGTTCGAAGACCGTTTCGGGATTGCCTGGATGGTCAATTGCGAGGGGGGAAAATAA
- a CDS encoding YciI family protein, which produces MRFMVIVKASPESEAGQMPSEELLAAMGAYNEELLKAGVMLAGEGLHPSAKGVRVQFSGKNRTVVEGPFAQTRELIAGFWIFQVQSLQEAIDWVKRCPNPMISDSEIEIRQIFEAEDFGESFTPELREQEERLRAQLSNQS; this is translated from the coding sequence ATGCGATTTATGGTGATCGTCAAAGCCAGCCCGGAATCGGAAGCCGGACAGATGCCCAGCGAAGAATTGCTCGCCGCCATGGGCGCCTACAATGAAGAATTGCTCAAGGCCGGGGTGATGCTCGCCGGGGAGGGGCTGCATCCCAGTGCCAAGGGTGTGCGTGTGCAGTTTTCCGGCAAGAACCGGACCGTCGTCGAGGGGCCTTTTGCGCAAACCAGGGAATTGATTGCCGGCTTCTGGATCTTCCAGGTCCAGTCGCTGCAGGAAGCCATCGACTGGGTCAAACGCTGCCCGAACCCGATGATCAGTGACAGTGAAATCGAGATCCGCCAGATCTTCGAAGCCGAGGATTTTGGCGAGAGCTTTACCCCCGAGTTGCGCGAGCAGGAAGAGCGTCTGCGGGCGCAGTTGTCCAATCAATCGTGA
- a CDS encoding helix-turn-helix domain-containing protein gives MEHPVHQPDPQNLASDAQRITGESMLHYLPGTPQTLPPRPQMQDVVMLRFSHHSIVEPILVPAVVEPLLVWVLAGAARVEERVLGGEWVASDVKTGDFFLTNTGEPYEMRWQTQGCGAFEVMHLYLGLPLIDQAAREVLGEHADPVSFLDVSGDRDERISFLLEQLRQELIDERQPSPLFAHSLAQALAVHLVRRYLDPNRSARRNNALQAYKLRRVIEAMTEGLAADFSLANLARVAQLSEYHFSRMFKRATGLSPSQYFIRLRMSRARHLLLETDRSIIDVGLEVGYSSPSHFSQVFRREVGVTPSIYRRA, from the coding sequence ATGGAGCATCCTGTGCACCAACCCGATCCGCAAAACCTCGCCAGCGATGCTCAACGCATTACGGGCGAATCGATGCTGCACTATTTGCCGGGAACGCCGCAGACGTTACCGCCGCGCCCGCAGATGCAGGACGTGGTGATGTTGCGGTTCAGCCATCACAGCATCGTCGAGCCCATCCTGGTGCCTGCGGTGGTCGAGCCTCTGCTGGTGTGGGTGCTGGCGGGCGCGGCTCGGGTCGAGGAGCGCGTTCTGGGTGGGGAATGGGTAGCGTCCGACGTCAAGACCGGCGACTTCTTTCTCACCAACACTGGCGAACCCTACGAGATGCGCTGGCAGACCCAAGGCTGCGGCGCTTTTGAAGTGATGCACCTGTATCTCGGCCTGCCATTGATTGATCAAGCCGCGCGCGAGGTACTGGGCGAACACGCCGACCCGGTCAGCTTCCTCGATGTTTCCGGTGACCGGGATGAACGAATCAGTTTCCTGTTGGAGCAACTGCGCCAGGAACTCATCGACGAGCGCCAGCCCAGCCCCTTGTTTGCCCACAGCCTGGCTCAGGCGCTGGCCGTGCATTTGGTGCGGCGCTACCTTGACCCAAACCGCAGTGCCCGGCGCAACAACGCGTTGCAGGCCTACAAACTGCGCCGCGTTATCGAGGCAATGACCGAGGGGCTTGCCGCCGATTTCAGCCTCGCGAACCTTGCTCGGGTTGCGCAACTGAGCGAGTACCACTTCAGCCGCATGTTCAAACGCGCCACCGGGCTTTCACCCTCGCAGTACTTCATTCGCTTGCGCATGAGCCGCGCCCGGCATCTGCTGCTGGAGACGGACCGAAGCATCATCGATGTCGGGTTGGAGGTCGGCTATTCGAGCCCCAGCCATTTTTCCCAGGTGTTTCGCCGCGAAGTGGGGGTCACGCCCAGCATCTATCGTCGGGCATGA
- a CDS encoding SDR family NAD(P)-dependent oxidoreductase, translating to MTDITYSIPHEVAGKVALVTGAASGIGKAIALLLHARGAKVVAEDLNPAVEELARPGLVPLVADISEDGAAERAVGLAVEQFGRLDILVNNAGIIINKLVIDMTREDWERIQAVNATAAFMHCREAVKAMIPNRSGAIVNIASYASYFAFATIAAYTASKGALAQLTRTLALEVIEHGIRVNAIGVGDVVTNILNDVVDDGPGFLAKHGEAAPIGRAAQPEEIAEIVAFLASDRASFMVGSVVMADGGMTVTAG from the coding sequence ATGACTGATATCACCTACAGCATCCCCCACGAAGTCGCAGGCAAAGTCGCGCTGGTCACCGGCGCGGCCAGTGGCATCGGCAAAGCCATCGCACTGTTGCTGCACGCTCGTGGCGCCAAGGTCGTTGCTGAAGACCTGAACCCCGCCGTCGAAGAGCTCGCCCGTCCCGGGCTGGTGCCGCTGGTGGCGGACATCAGCGAAGACGGAGCCGCCGAGCGCGCGGTCGGCCTAGCCGTCGAGCAGTTCGGCCGGCTGGATATCCTGGTCAACAACGCCGGGATCATCATCAACAAGCTTGTCATCGACATGACCCGTGAAGACTGGGAGCGCATTCAGGCAGTCAACGCCACCGCGGCCTTCATGCATTGCCGCGAGGCGGTGAAAGCGATGATTCCCAACAGATCCGGGGCAATCGTCAACATCGCCTCTTACGCATCCTACTTTGCCTTTGCGACGATCGCGGCCTACACCGCGTCCAAGGGCGCGCTGGCCCAGTTGACCCGCACGCTGGCGCTCGAAGTGATCGAGCATGGCATCCGCGTCAATGCCATCGGCGTCGGAGATGTGGTGACCAACATCCTCAATGACGTGGTCGACGACGGCCCCGGCTTTCTGGCCAAGCACGGCGAAGCGGCACCCATCGGCCGCGCTGCGCAGCCGGAGGAAATTGCCGAAATCGTCGCCTTCCTCGCCTCGGACCGCGCGAGTTTCATGGTCGGCTCGGTGGTTATGGCCGATGGCGGCATGACCGTCACCGCGGGCTAA
- a CDS encoding Atu4866 domain-containing protein — protein sequence MRRIQPTTASHPYTGMWITADGNIRHELLPNGRYDEARGNRESAYQGRYEVEGDYIRYWDDTGFTADGTFRDGVLYHAGMVLYRK from the coding sequence ATGCGACGTATTCAACCTACTACCGCCAGTCACCCCTACACCGGCATGTGGATCACCGCTGATGGGAATATTCGCCATGAGCTGTTGCCAAATGGGCGCTACGACGAGGCTCGCGGAAATCGCGAAAGTGCTTATCAGGGGCGTTACGAGGTGGAAGGCGATTACATCCGCTACTGGGACGACACGGGCTTCACTGCCGATGGAACGTTTCGGGACGGCGTCCTCTACCACGCCGGGATGGTCCTCTATCGCAAGTAA
- a CDS encoding sigma-54 interaction domain-containing protein, translating into MNQQPAALSAEDRDYLTALGPASLNEGPSTALDEAWRACLQGVIARPAGIRRVIWESWLRSVHAGLDPEDGAYRFVAPDDLAATLAANRVLIAAAAQVMRGLLAYNPKGHINLTDTQGTTLYFCGLDLTPIGSRLLESVQGTNCTGLAIVEDRLVYVLAEENFGLGLRQRRMHCAAAPIRDAQGRTLGMLTLTAEPGWFHFHTLGTVQAAAEAVSRQMALQTLLEEQQTVLEVLNEGLVVLDEQGCIKALNHYARQLFRVGHDLLGSPFKSLGQSELTDAVLLASGEGVRDLDCTFELHDRSHLACLVSVCPLEQGGRIVSLRENRRIREITRRIMGTQASYTFETILGHSRAIQDAVHLARIASRSDSTTLILGESGTGKELFAQAIHNASDRCRGPFVAVNCGAIPRDLVQSELFGHVEGAFTGSARGGSAGKFELADGGTIFLDEIGDMSFDAQVSLLRVLQEGEVTRVGAKKSLRVNVRIIAATHRNLSQAVAEGAFREDLYYRLNVLNLTVPPLRMRREDVPLLARHFLARCARSLRKSTQDLSPVALDMLGAYDWPGNVRELENVIERATNLAMSELIQPSDLALEIRQRGRLSTWASVPEPRTAPDLGTHEMNAIIAALTDTRGNIRLAAQRLNVSRGGLYNKMSRYGLKVDAFRS; encoded by the coding sequence ATGAATCAGCAACCTGCCGCCTTGAGCGCCGAAGACCGCGATTACCTCACCGCGCTTGGCCCGGCGTCATTGAACGAAGGGCCCAGCACTGCGCTGGATGAGGCCTGGCGAGCGTGCTTGCAGGGGGTAATCGCTCGCCCTGCCGGAATCAGGCGGGTGATTTGGGAGTCCTGGTTGCGCAGCGTCCATGCCGGCCTTGATCCGGAAGACGGTGCGTACCGTTTTGTCGCGCCCGACGACCTCGCCGCGACACTGGCAGCCAACCGGGTGCTGATCGCCGCAGCGGCGCAGGTCATGCGCGGTTTGCTCGCCTACAACCCCAAGGGCCATATCAATCTGACCGATACCCAAGGCACGACTCTGTACTTTTGTGGCCTGGATCTCACCCCCATAGGCAGTCGCCTGCTGGAGTCGGTACAGGGCACCAATTGCACCGGGCTGGCGATCGTCGAAGACCGTTTGGTCTATGTGCTGGCCGAGGAGAACTTCGGGCTTGGCCTGCGCCAGCGCCGCATGCATTGCGCCGCCGCGCCTATCCGGGATGCCCAGGGCCGAACCTTGGGTATGTTGACCTTGACGGCAGAACCAGGCTGGTTTCACTTCCATACGCTGGGCACCGTCCAGGCCGCGGCCGAGGCGGTCTCGAGGCAGATGGCGCTGCAAACCTTGCTGGAAGAGCAACAAACCGTGCTTGAAGTGCTCAACGAGGGCTTGGTGGTATTGGATGAGCAGGGCTGCATCAAGGCGCTCAACCATTACGCTCGTCAGTTGTTCCGAGTGGGCCATGACCTGCTCGGCAGTCCGTTCAAGAGCCTGGGACAAAGTGAGCTGACCGATGCCGTCCTGCTTGCCAGCGGGGAGGGCGTACGGGACCTGGACTGCACCTTTGAACTGCACGACCGTAGCCATCTGGCATGCCTGGTGTCGGTCTGCCCGCTGGAACAAGGCGGGCGGATTGTTTCGTTGCGCGAAAACCGACGCATTCGGGAAATCACCCGGCGGATCATGGGCACCCAGGCCAGCTACACCTTCGAAACCATCCTGGGCCATTCACGGGCGATTCAGGATGCAGTGCACCTGGCACGGATTGCCAGTCGCAGTGATTCGACCACGCTGATCCTCGGCGAGAGCGGCACAGGCAAGGAGCTGTTCGCTCAGGCGATCCATAATGCCAGCGACCGTTGTCGCGGTCCTTTCGTGGCGGTCAATTGCGGCGCCATTCCCCGTGACCTAGTGCAGAGCGAACTGTTCGGTCATGTCGAAGGCGCTTTCACCGGATCGGCTCGCGGTGGCTCGGCAGGCAAGTTCGAATTGGCCGATGGCGGGACGATCTTCCTCGACGAAATCGGTGACATGTCCTTTGATGCCCAGGTCAGCTTGCTGCGCGTCCTGCAGGAAGGCGAGGTGACACGGGTGGGGGCAAAAAAATCGTTGCGGGTCAACGTTCGCATCATTGCCGCCACTCACCGCAACCTGAGCCAGGCGGTGGCCGAGGGCGCCTTTCGTGAGGACCTTTACTACCGGCTCAACGTCCTGAACCTGACCGTGCCGCCACTGCGGATGCGCCGCGAAGACGTGCCGTTGCTGGCGCGGCATTTTCTCGCGCGTTGTGCCCGGTCGCTCCGCAAATCGACGCAGGACCTTTCTCCCGTGGCACTGGATATGCTTGGCGCCTACGATTGGCCGGGCAATGTTCGCGAGCTGGAAAACGTCATTGAGCGGGCGACCAACCTGGCGATGAGCGAACTGATCCAGCCGAGCGATCTTGCGCTGGAGATCAGGCAGCGAGGGCGACTATCGACGTGGGCGAGCGTCCCTGAACCTCGGACGGCGCCGGACCTTGGCACCCATGAAATGAATGCAATCATTGCCGCCCTCACAGACACGCGCGGAAACATCCGCCTGGCGGCTCAACGGCTGAATGTGTCGCGTGGGGGGTTGTACAACAAGATGAGTCGGTATGGGCTCAAGGTTGATGCGTTTCGTTCTTAG